ACACGCCTCTGGCCGCTGCCCAAACCATTTTCGAGCAGAATATCCTCGGCGGCATGTGCGCCCGGGTCTGCCCGGTCGAAACGCTCTGCGAAGAGGCCTGCGTGCGCGAGGCTGCCGAGGGCAAACCGGTCATCATCGGGCGTTTGCAACGCTACGCCACAGACGCGGCGATGGCCCACGGCCAACAGCCATTCACGCGCGCTGCGCCAACAGGCAAGAAGATCGCCGTCGTCGGGGCAGGGCCCTCGGGCCTTGCCTGCGCCCATCGTCTCGCCATGCACGGCCATGACGTGGTGATTTTCGAGGCCCGCGACAAACCCGGCGGGCTCAACGAATATGGCATCGCCTCCTACAAGACGGTGAATGATTTCGCCGCTTCCGAGGTCGAATGGCTTCTTGGCATCGGCGGTATCGACATCCGCTATGGCCAGTCACTGGGCCGCGACGTGACACTCGATCAACTGGCCGAGGATTATGACGCCGTGTTCCTCGGCATCGGCCTCCCCGGCGCCTATGCGCTCGACGGCTTCGACAAGCCCGGCATCGGTTCGGCGATAGATTTCATTGCCACGTTGCGCCAGACTCCTGATCTGGCCTCCCTGCCAGTGGGGCGCAACGTGGTGGTGATTGGCGGCGGCATGACGGCAGTGGATGCGGCTGTGCAGTCCAAGCTTCTTGGCGCTGAAAACGTCACCATCGTTTATCGGCGCGATCGTGCAGCCATGCCCGCCAGCCCCTTTGAACAGGATCTCGCCGCCTCAAAAGGCGTGCGGCTTGTGTTCAACGCCAAACCGGTTGCCGCCCACGGTGCAGACGCGGTCGAGGAGGTTGAGCTTGAATATACCACTCAGGATGGTGCCAATCTCAAAGGCACCGGCGAAACCTTCCGCATTGCCGCCGATCAGGTCCATATGGCTATCGGCCAGTGGCTCGAAAATCCGCCCGACGGACTCGCCCTTGATGGCAGCGCACTTGCTGTCAAAGACGGCCAAATGACCTCTCAGCCCAATGTCTGGGCCGGTGGCGATTGTGCCGCCGGAGCCGAGGATCTGACCGTCACCGCCGTCGCCCAAGGTCGCGATGCGGCCGAGAGCATCCACGCCGCGCTACAACGTTAAGGAGGGCCTCTCAAATGGCTGATCTCACAACCAACTTTCTCGGCATCACTTCGCCCAACCCTTTCTGGCTGGCTTCTGCTCCACCGACCGACAAGGAATACAACGTTCGCCGCGCCTTCGAAGCCGGTTGGGGCGGGGTGGTCTGGAAAACCCTTGGCGAAGAAGGCCCTCCCGTGGTCAACGTCAACGGCCCGCGCTATGGCGTCATCTATGGCGCTGACCGCCGCGTTCTGGGTATCAACAATATCGAACTGATCACCGACCGATCGCTCGAAATCAACCTCGAAGAGATCACCCGCGTGAAGAAGGACTATCCCGACCGCGCTGTCATCGTCTCGATCATGGTGCCCTGCGAAGAGTCGGCGTGGAAAGCCATTCTCCCCAAGGTCGAAGCCACCGGCGCCGACGGGATCGAGCTCAATTTCGGCTGTCCTCATGGCATGGCCGAACGCGGCATGGGAAGCGCCGTAGGGCAGGTACCTGAGTATATCGAAATGGTCACCCGCTGGTGCAAGGAGAACTACTCCAAGCCAGTGATCGTCAAGCTCACCCCCAACATCACCGATATCCGTCAACCTGCGCGCGCAGCGTTTCGCGGCGGTGCCGATGCGGTTAGCCTGATCAACACGATCAATTCGATCACCTCGGTCGATCTCGATGATTTCTGCCCAGAGCCCAGCATTGACCGCAAAGGAACCCATGGCGGCTTTTGCGGCCCTGCGGTCAAGCCGATCGCGCTCAACATGGTGGCTGAAATCGCCCGTGACCCCGAAACCCACATGAAACCGATCAGCGGCATTGGTGGCGTGACCACCTGGCGCGACGCCGCCGAATTCATGACGCTCGGTGCGGGCAATGTTCAGGTCTGTACGGCCGCCATGACCTATGGCTTCAAGGTTGTGCAGGAAATGATCTCGGGTCTCAGCGACTGGATGGACAAGAAGGGATACACTTCGACGGATCAATTCATCGGCAAGGCCGTGCCAAATGTCACCGACTGGCAATATCTCAACCTCAATTTCATCACCAAGGCCAAGATCGATCAGGACGCATGCATCAAATGCGGCCGCTGCTTTGCCGCCTGCGAAGATACCTCGCATCAGGCGATCTGGATGAAAGAGGGGCGCGTGTTTGAAGTGAATGACGCCGAATGCGTTGCCTGCAACCTTTGCGTCAATGTCTGCCCTGTCGAAGATTGCATCACCATGGAGCGCGTCGCTCCGGGCGAGATCGACCTGCGCACCGGCAAAGTGGTTGAGGATGACTATGCCAACTGGACAACCCATCCCAACAATCCGGCCACTACCCAAGCCGCTGAATGATAGCAGGTTTTCCAAAGCGTTCCGCCATTTACCCGAAATAGGGTTGAGGCGGACGCTTTAGAACACGCTGAAATCGCTTCGCACCCTATTTCGGCGTCAGCATTCTCGTGAAAAGCGTTTCAAGAAACCGCCCGGCCTCGGGATAGGGGTCCACATTATCACCCCCCAGAACCGCATGCACCTGCACGTCGAAATCGGCATAATGTTGCGTTAACGCCCAGATCGAGAAAATCAGGTGATGCGGGTTCACCTCGGCGATTTTTCCGCTCTCGATCCAGTGGCTGATGACCACGGCCTTGCGGTCTACCAGTGCCTTCAGCTCGCCTGACAAAACCGGGGCAATGCGCGGCGCACCTTGCACGATTTCGTTGGCGAAAAGCCGGGATTCGCGTGGAAAATCCCGGCTCATTTCCAACTTGCGCCGCACATATCCCAGAATTTCTTCCAACGGGTCGCCATCCTCCCGCATCGCATGTAGCGGGTCGAGCCATGTCTCCAACAGCCCATCCAGAAGCGCGGCATGAATCGCTTCCTTTGACG
This window of the Rhodobacteraceae bacterium LMO-JJ12 genome carries:
- a CDS encoding TetR family transcriptional regulator C-terminal domain-containing protein — translated: MQQEATKAAKGATRIQRKNTAAILDAALEVFSAHGFRGATVDQIASAAGLSKPNLLYYFSSKEAIHAALLDGLLETWLDPLHAMREDGDPLEEILGYVRRKLEMSRDFPRESRLFANEIVQGAPRIAPVLSGELKALVDRKAVVISHWIESGKIAEVNPHHLIFSIWALTQHYADFDVQVHAVLGGDNVDPYPEAGRFLETLFTRMLTPK
- a CDS encoding NAD(P)-dependent oxidoreductase, which encodes MAQSTRTPGIVAGRLSPDALAANFTDLHAPLDAHEAQVAADRCYFCHDAPCMEACPTTIDIPLFIRQISTDTPLAAAQTIFEQNILGGMCARVCPVETLCEEACVREAAEGKPVIIGRLQRYATDAAMAHGQQPFTRAAPTGKKIAVVGAGPSGLACAHRLAMHGHDVVIFEARDKPGGLNEYGIASYKTVNDFAASEVEWLLGIGGIDIRYGQSLGRDVTLDQLAEDYDAVFLGIGLPGAYALDGFDKPGIGSAIDFIATLRQTPDLASLPVGRNVVVIGGGMTAVDAAVQSKLLGAENVTIVYRRDRAAMPASPFEQDLAASKGVRLVFNAKPVAAHGADAVEEVELEYTTQDGANLKGTGETFRIAADQVHMAIGQWLENPPDGLALDGSALAVKDGQMTSQPNVWAGGDCAAGAEDLTVTAVAQGRDAAESIHAALQR
- the preA gene encoding NAD-dependent dihydropyrimidine dehydrogenase subunit PreA codes for the protein MADLTTNFLGITSPNPFWLASAPPTDKEYNVRRAFEAGWGGVVWKTLGEEGPPVVNVNGPRYGVIYGADRRVLGINNIELITDRSLEINLEEITRVKKDYPDRAVIVSIMVPCEESAWKAILPKVEATGADGIELNFGCPHGMAERGMGSAVGQVPEYIEMVTRWCKENYSKPVIVKLTPNITDIRQPARAAFRGGADAVSLINTINSITSVDLDDFCPEPSIDRKGTHGGFCGPAVKPIALNMVAEIARDPETHMKPISGIGGVTTWRDAAEFMTLGAGNVQVCTAAMTYGFKVVQEMISGLSDWMDKKGYTSTDQFIGKAVPNVTDWQYLNLNFITKAKIDQDACIKCGRCFAACEDTSHQAIWMKEGRVFEVNDAECVACNLCVNVCPVEDCITMERVAPGEIDLRTGKVVEDDYANWTTHPNNPATTQAAE